The Vibrio gazogenes DNA segment ATAGTACTTCGTTAAAATATTCCTCTTTTGAATCATCATTATGAATTTAAGTTATTTGCTCTTTGTTTTAATGTAAATAGTTGCTTATCGTCATAATTATCAGAAGAGGGAGTCGTGGTCTTGATACAGCTAGTCAATCGCTAGGAGGGGTGAGGCATAGTGGATAAAGTGTAAAATAAAATAAAATCATCTAAAAAAACAAAAAATATGCACTTCAGTCTCTAATGTGAGAAAATTTTCTTAATTTTTCTTTTGTGAGACTCGCTAGTTTGGAACAGAGTTATATAAGAATGTTAGCGTTTTCATTGTAAGAAAGTTGGATATATATGATGATTAATCGTTTTAAATTAGGAAAAAATCTGGGTATCGTGTTTTTCGAACAATCTTTCATTTATAGACATGGATATCATCAATATGATTGACAATATTAGTCAAATCCAATAAGCAGTGCTATTTATCAGTATGATATACTTTAAAGAAGGTCATTATTGCATTGATAATCGTAACTGCAATCACAACCCGCCATTTTATGACCAACAGTGATTTTGATTTGAGCATGTGATGTTATAAGGATAGCTGTATTCAGGAGGAAGATATGACTCAAACGTTAGTGATCGTCGATGTTCAAAATGATTTTTCACCATCTGGTGCGTTGCCTGTGCCTGATGGAGATTGTGTCGTTACAGTAATCAATCGGTTAATGTCTTGTTTTAAGCATGTTGTCGCAACGCAAGACTGGCATCCCGCAGGACACGGGAGTTTCGCGTCCGTACACCATATGTCTCCTGGTGAGATGATTGAGCTGAATGGCATTGAGCAGATTCTATGGCCCGATCATTGTATTCAATCATCTTGGGGAGCTGAATTTATTCCCGGACTCGCACAGAACAATATTGAATATATTGTCTATAAAGGCAGTCATCCTGAGATTGATAGTTACAGTGGATTCTTTGACAATGGAAAACTGCAATCAACCGGACTTTTGGATTATTTGAAAGAAATCGGTTCGGATGAATTGTATATTGTCGGGCTTGCGACAGACTACTGTGTGCTATATACAGCGCTTGACGCGGTTGAACTTGGTTTTAAAACTTATGTTGTCCAGGATGCTTGTCGTGCTGTGAACCTCAATTCTGACGATGAAAAGAAAGCGTTGGATAGAATGGCTCAAGCGGGCTGTCGGATTATACAGTCAAAAGATGTACTGAACGAGTGATGTATATCAATCATGGTATTCATCAATGATTGTGCCCAGCAGGCCGATCATGCTGTGATGGTAGAAGATGAGTATGGTAAGTGCATCACAATGAAAAGAGCCAGTAACAAGACTGACCCATCCATGGTTTTACTTTCGACGGTATAGCCTTTCAGGCCTGCCAACCCGACCGTGTTGGATTATCGCTTCAAGGAAGCTGGAGGATGTGCAATATTCCAGATATCGACGAGCGGTTGTTTTACTGATACCAACCAGTTTACCCAGAGATTCCGCAGTGTGTGTCACATCCTTTTCTTGATAAATGACCTTAATCTTATCTAGGGTTAGTTCATCAATCCCTTTGGGGAGATTATCTTGATGGTATTGTGCTTTTGATTGGAAGTTGAGTAATTCATCGACATGCCTTTGATTGAAGTTATCTGCGGCTCTCAGAGAATTGTTATACTTTAAATAGCGTTCAAGTGAATCCTGTAATCGGTCGTAGGCAATCGGTTTGAGCAGATAGTCAAATACACCACAGCGAACTGCTTCACGGACGGTTTCCATATCTGAGGCTGCGGTGACAAAAATCACATCCGGTGTGTTTCCACCGGAAATCATCTCTTTCAGTAAATCCAGACCACATCCATCGGGAAGAAAGTTATCTAATATAATTAATTGTGGTTTTAAAAAGCGGAGCATATTCCGCGCTTCAGCCAGAGAGCGGGCAACACCAACCGGACGAAACCTAGGCATTTGATTCAGGTAGTAAGTGTGAAAATCAGAGATACTGACTTCATCTTCAACAATCAATACATCAAATACATCCATTATTATGTACTCACGTTAGGGATGAAAATAGAAAAAATGGTACCTTGGGGGTCTGCATGATCAATCAATATTGTGCCATTGGCCTGA contains these protein-coding regions:
- a CDS encoding response regulator, which codes for MMDVFDVLIVEDEVSISDFHTYYLNQMPRFRPVGVARSLAEARNMLRFLKPQLIILDNFLPDGCGLDLLKEMISGGNTPDVIFVTAASDMETVREAVRCGVFDYLLKPIAYDRLQDSLERYLKYNNSLRAADNFNQRHVDELLNFQSKAQYHQDNLPKGIDELTLDKIKVIYQEKDVTHTAESLGKLVGISKTTARRYLEYCTSSSFLEAIIQHGRVGRPERLYRRK
- the pncA gene encoding bifunctional nicotinamidase/pyrazinamidase, which translates into the protein MTQTLVIVDVQNDFSPSGALPVPDGDCVVTVINRLMSCFKHVVATQDWHPAGHGSFASVHHMSPGEMIELNGIEQILWPDHCIQSSWGAEFIPGLAQNNIEYIVYKGSHPEIDSYSGFFDNGKLQSTGLLDYLKEIGSDELYIVGLATDYCVLYTALDAVELGFKTYVVQDACRAVNLNSDDEKKALDRMAQAGCRIIQSKDVLNE